The nucleotide window GATCTTATAGGTGAGTTTCAATGAATTTCGGTggacttttgccaaaatttgtaccttctttttggacactttgaaatgaaagtgaaaaaagaTGATTTTTaccatttcttttttcgttcGACAGAACTCATGCTATTTACGTCGTTTGTCATTCCCGCggggttttacgatgtcccgcgggtattgatcgcggatgtTAGGTCATGttcaggctttggccgccatcttaGACTTTGTGACACACTTAGCCTCGAtgtcatgctggtatcgattcgatgccagacaagatacatacatacatacatacatacatacatacacctTATTTTAGCACGATCATGCTTAAAGCTAATGCTTATGGGGTCGTGCATCTAAAATACAGTTACACATAATAAGAAATAGGTTTACAATAATTTACGGTTGCTAAAATACCCTTAAAACTAAGTACTAAAATcctaaaaatatataaaatcgTCATTGCTAAAATTAGCTGTTGAGGCAGATGTTGTTTTGAAATGAAAGTCTCTTAGCACTTTTATCTCACTCAGTCTGGAGTCTAGAGTCCAACGTTCAGCGGATGTCTAGATATAATTGCATTCCAGAGGATGGCGCCCCTGTAACTAACAGACTGTTCTAGATAGCGAGATCGAAACCTAGGAATTGCAATGTTTTCTGATCTTCTTAGCGAGTACTCGGTATTTCTCATAGTAACAATGTTATCACTTAGTGATACAGGTAATCTGTCATTGTAAGCGTTATACATCAGCTTGAACAGTTTGATCTTGTAAATGTAAGCTAAGGAATGCGATTTGCTTGTCTTAAGTGCAGCTTCATAAGAAGTGTCATTCCCTAAGTTATAGATTAACTTCGCGGCTCGACCGTGGAGTGTATCTATCGACCTAAATAGCTCAGAGTTGCTGCCATTTGCCTATATCACAAGGCCGTAAGTGATTGAAGGCAAAATAACACTAAAGTAGAATTGTTCTAAACGCTCTTAGGTAGAAACTTCGATTTTCTTAGaagattgagtttgttggtaaAGCTCTTTTTCACTTCAGATAGGTGTGGTGACCATGTTAGTCTATCGTCCACAGTTAAACCGAATAGCCTCGATTTATTTACCAATTTGACAAGGTAACCCCCGATGATAACGGGTGGGGTTGGCCCCGCAGTATTGGTTTTAGATAATAGCATAACCTCGCTCTTTTTGGGGTGTGGTGTGAGCCTGTTACTAAGACACCAGGAGTAAAGCTCCTTCAGTGCTTTGTTTAATTGGTATATTGCTTGGTCCTCATTTTCAGCCACTCAATACATCGTTGTATCATCCGCGAACATGTAGGTTTCACCTGAAGGGACCGAGGATGGTAAATCACTGGTATACAGTGCGAAGAAAGTTGGCCCCAGGACCGAGCTCTGAGGGATTCCAACTGAAACTGATTGCATTTTAGATTTAACGCCATTACGACAGTGTACTGAAGTCGATTACTAAGGTAGCTTTTCAGCCAGTTGTGCATGCAAAGGACCTAAAATTCCAAAGTTTTTCTGTAACTTTGTCAACACCTGTTCGTGCTGGACACAGTCAAAAGCCtttttaaaatcaataaaaGCTACAGCAACGGCGTTTCCCTTGTCCACCTCTTTTCTCCACAGTTCTGTTAGTTGAGTTAGAAGTAGATGAATTTAGATTATTTCAAGCTGCTTtgttgtgaatttcaaaagcactAGCttgtgatctttttcaatcaaggtatactAGTTATAAAGCAACCAAACATTTGGagcgcacttttctaatctctgattaatTTTACTAGTGCCTAAAATGTATTTGAATTTAAATCGCCTAAAGTAGTTTCTCAATGGTTTTGCCTTGCAATGGTTTGATCCGACTTTAAGTGGTTTTCACCCTTTTTGGCCGactttttctttgacaagaCCGAAAGCAACGAAGTGATCGATAGTGTTGCCATTTTGGATCGAGACGCGGGTTTGTTTGGAACTAAAAATTTTAGCTTCATGGCAACTCATAAGGCCATCTAGATGGTCATTTTGGTGAAAGCTCCTTCTCACAATGCTTGTGAGGTGCGTAAAAGAGTAATAAAACCTAACGATTGTCCGACGAAAACGGCAATGTTTAGTTCTATTTAGACGTTttcccactttttctctttcttgtttCAGAAAGAAACCTCTCGACAGTGTATCGCTGTTTGACTGGAATCAGCATGATTGGAGGAAATTGACTTCCATGGCAACTGCTCGTGCATACCCTTGCGGTACTATGGATAAATCACGGGCGCGCTTCGTGGTGGCTGGAGGCTTCAATAACAGAGAGCTCAATTCGGCTGAAATCTTTGACATCAAGTCGGAAAAATGGCTTAAGGCTCCTTCTATGCCCACACCGCGCACCAAGTGCGGAGGGGCTATCACTGGAGATTTCTTCGCTGTGGTAAGTCAAAGCCATTGGTTGATCATCTTTTTAACTCGATAACTATTTCAGTTTTGATTGCAGACCAGCCTCTTTGATCTCTTAGTGCCTTGCGAAGTGgataacctcgttcccagggtctctgcTTTTCCCTTCTCCTAGAGCTGAAGAGAGGCGAGGAGAGAGAGGATGAGTAAAATAGGACTTCTGTGAACGAGGTTGCGAAATAAAATGATATCGTTGTCAAGGCGAAACCTACCTAGCAATGAGCATTTGACGTGGAAACGACAAAGTGCCGTGCGGAGTATATCATGTACGCAAGGGCGCTGATGGTTCTTATGAGAAGTTTTTTACTTCCCTCATTCCAGTTTCACTCTTCTAAGTTCGCTGTTTGTTTGGTTTCTTCTTGGCATATCTTGTGACGCTGTTAATAATAACTTGATTTTCAGGTCGGTGGAGAAACATTCAATCGACCTACAAATATAGTCGAGTGCTTCAACTTGAAAACGGAAAAGTGGGAGACCTTTCCCGCAATGAGTTCCCATCGTCGCCGTTGTGCAGTAGTTTCCGTGGGCGAGAAGCTAGTAGTGGCAGGAGGACTTACCCAAGGGGACTACTCCCTGGACACAATCGAAATGTTCGACCTACGGAACCGGAAGTGGTTTGAACTTCCCAATATGCCTTGCCCTCGCTTTGGCTGTGCCGCGTGCACCATAGAttccaaaatgtttttgattGGCGGAAACGAAAAATTGTGGATGAAAGCGTACTCTGATCGGCTTGACTCATTTGACGTGATGTCGCAGCAATGGGAAGTGCTGCCAAGTATGGCGCAACGGCGAATAAATCCAGCAGCTGTCTCTCTCAGCCTCTGAACATGCGCATTATGTCTTGTACAAGAATCAGGAAATAGTGCACTAGAAAGAGGGAATCTTGAGAAATTATCCAGAAATTCAATTTGATGATGCTATGCACTATATATATGTTTTGATTTCATATTTGCGAATATGCAATTTATTGGAAAAGAATATCAAAGACAATCTTCTTGACTGGACCATCCATGTGCGACAAAATTCTCCTCGTTTTTGAGGGtgttagaatttttttttattcaatttgtAATTTCCTTGCAAAAATAGTATTCCGTGAGAGTGTTTCAGTAAATGAACAAACGATTCTTTGAAAACACTTGGACTCCAAGTTTGCCTTGAGGGTTAAATGTTAATATTTATGTCTCCATACTGCGGCTGATTTCTAAGAAAGAACAACTCAAAAATGCATCAGGCGACGAGATGGTGGCGACAATAATGATTACAAGATGGTGACAAGATGGAGACAAGTAGGTAGTGCAATGCCAAGAAATATACTTTTGGATggtttttgctttaaaaaataaTACGTTCAAAATCTAATCCAAATTCCAGATATATGTCGTTACTTTTCTTTACCATTTGGAATAAGTAGGCGTGAGAACAGGTGAATTAGGGCAACTCTCGTATTCAATGCTCAGACCTCCTCTTTTGTATTTCTTCTTTATCGGGCCCGGCCCTCTACCAGACGTCAGATGAAAGTAAAGAGGAAGACAAAGGAAAGAGGAAGCAATGGAGCCAAACCTCTGATCAAGCGCCTTTTCTTTGATTGCTTTTTCCGAAGTTGGGGTGGTAGAAATGATAAAAATCCGGGATCTTTAGTCTCTCGACTTCTAAACCGGACATGAGGACGCGATCCAATAGTTCCCAGTCCTCCCCACCCCATCCCGTGAACTCCTGTACATTCATTCCGCCCGCGCGGTCAAAGTCAGATTTAAAAATCGCCAGCAGACCGAACCCCAGCGTTTCCCAGTAGCCTAATGGCGCATCAGGGTGATAACCACAGCGAAGCCTCTTCACAACTGGAGCGAACGCCATCTTTCCTTCGACGCAGTGCTGCAGGGGAGAAAAGGCGATGGCAAAAGATAGGTAAGAGCGACGCTATTAAAGGTGTTTTTCTATTGACTTCAATCGCTTCCACTGCAACTGGCTCAGTTTGCTGCTTATCAAATTTTCGGGTGAAACATACGGGTCGAAAATAGTCGTTACTAGTCCTCCCCACGCTCATGAGCGGCTGACCTTAGCCTTTAGACTTGCGATCTCTTTATCATACAGACTGACAACTCCGCgcattgggaaaaaaaaagtgaccaGAAATGGGAAATAATACATTCGAGTTGAATAGGAAGACGGCATGGACAAAGCAAATCAAGATTGTAGATCTAGGGTCaattgacatttctggtcttTCCCTGAGTTTCACAACCACATATTTTAGTCTTACCTTACGAATAGTGCTTATGAGATCGGGAGGGATCTTCAGATGCAGGTCACACAGGAAGAGTATGCTATGAGGGTCTGTCACCGCTTGGGCCCCTCGATGAAGGGCCAGCCCTCTTTGAAAGCTCGTTTCTGCAGCGATCTTTACAATGGTGTATGACTGAATCGTACTTCTTCTTAGCGCTTCTTCTATATTTATATCGCTACTTTCATAGTCAATTAAGATGACATGGATGTTCAAATCACGCGTTTGACGAActatttctgaaaaaaaaaaacgtgtcaaaattaAGCGGTTGCCTATCAGTTTTAAATTGTTAATATTATATATCGTTTTAAGCCCGCTATACTTTTAATTATAAATCAGCCAAGATACCGTCACAACCACTCAAATTTTGCAAGAATCTTTCACAAAGTGCTGAATAACATCTGAAAAACTGAGCTTGAGAAATCCGACGTTTTGTGcaaatttaaaacaattaattgaaattaattatttgaaatttcagTTCAACATCTTAAAATTTCAAAGATAAATATTGCCAAGTCTTAAAACCAATTACCAGCAATATTTCTGATGAAGTAGAAAGCCCACCGCCCAGAATTCTTCACGGGAACGACAACATTTACTGTGACTCGTTTACTCCAGTGGAATCCTTCAGGAAAGCAAAGCCTGTCTTCTTCCAGAAATTTGTACACGTACTCTGCCAAAACTAGATCTTCACCAGTTCTATTACTTGTTAACATTAATTCCACAAGGAATCGATCTCCCTTTTTCGGGTCTGCAACTTGCTGTATGGAAATGATTTTCCGAAGCTTGTAAGAACTATGGAGTGGCAAAATGAAACGAGAAGCAAATTGTAAGAACAAAtacataaataataaaataaaataaaatttagggTTCTGATAGACCTGGTCAAGAGAGGAGGAGCTAAGAAAACAGATCGCCCAAATATGGGTCTCTTCCAATGATATGGCTTTTTAAAATCTATTTTAAGCCACGCAGCTATGTTAGAACGGCACCTGATTGGCTAGTTGTAATGAGGTAACGAAAGTTTTGAATATGCGTGACATTGGGAACGAGTACTTAAAATAGCTttgctaaactaaaaaaaaaaaaatgaaaacatcaaTGATGGGGCATAGAGATCGGTTCTCTTCATCCTCTTTTGGCCTGGTTTGTTAGGGTGTTGTATTCATCTCGGATTCTTAAGTTATTTTCATGGCAAAGTTTTAATTACGCAAAAAGTATTGAACAAGAACCCGGAATTAACACTTACTGGAGAAACCTCGCTTCCAATGCTCCCATGAACAAGCTTACAACGCTTAATGCCGTCTCCTCATTTATCACTAAGTTGCCAATCGCATTTTCCCGCCACCAGATATCCTCATTCTCCAACAATGGCAGAGAGTTGTTTGTCTTGTCTGGTGGGTACACAGAAGCAAAATGTGTGTTGCTTTTATTTCTAGcaccctgaaaaaaaaaaaagacagaaaatcACCATGGAAATAACCGGATACAGGAACATTTAAAAACTGAGCACAAGCGCGCCATCGAGCAACCCCTTATGCTGCGGACCAGTCGGTGGGGCTGTGTTCATTAGGTACAATTTCATTGGTCACTATTTGGTCTAAATCACCGATGAGGCAAAGTCAAACAAGAGAGATCGAGACTGGTCGGTTATGAGTaataggggaatctttgtttacactttttgccccattaacatatgcttatcactatctgatgaccctaataaaataaaaactctgaatattgaaagggcataacagtttaagttttctctgaaaatttgagtccaattcatcgaatggtttcggagaaattctcttctaaaaactcgaaattttacaggggatgtacggctcattaacttttttgccacccagcaatttcgcagtttttgatgtctgatatttccttcaatactgcttgcaaagagctgaaaattgcacaaattgctcgacttaatcagctctttcaacttttgcatttaccTCATATATACGGtaactgcttctattaggtaagtcgtatgctagagagaaaaaatgtaaacaatgacgtcagcaaagattcgcctatacgtAGATATTACCTCAAATCGAATCAACTTGTGTTTAACCAAATAACTCGGTTGATAGAAGCATGTAGGCAAGACTTGGGCGACCTCTCTGAAATCAATATATGGCAGTTTTATGTCATGTGACTGTTGCGATTGTTCCTCATAATCCTCCAATCGCACGGCATAATCTGTCACGTGACTGTcatttatttttgctcttaGGTACTCGCTCTTTATGGTGGTATATTGGGTGCTATTAGAGGGTCGCCAAGCTACGTCTAAACGAGCTCTACCCGATTGATGTTTATGAATGATATCGATGCAATAACTGACTTCCGCATGTAAGAAAATAGAACTTGATGCTTGGGActgaaaattagaaaagttgCCTTGTTTACTTCTTCCCGGACTTTCTTGCCATGCAAGATAAGCAATCTTCTGGAGATTCTCCAATTTCTCGTCTGAACTCAGCCAGAGCTCCGAATCTCCACTCGAGGAGATAGTAAACTGGTACTCGCCACTCGAAGGAGGAACAATAAATCCAAAAACTCGCTCACCAAAGTTGTTGACATCTTTTCCTTGCTTAGAGGACGAAGAGAATAAAAATCTTCGTTTTGAAGGCAATTTAGGGTATAAAATAAACCCACGCAAGCTCGCCACTTGATGGTTGCAAACATATTCCCATATGTGATGGTTTAAAAACCCTTTTAGACTATCACCTTCATTTTTTGAACTTTCGTGGCTTGAGTTTTGCGAGTGCAGTGTTCCGTTTTTAACGGCACTCCTCCCGGACGTGATTGCGCTTTTTTCAATTGCCTCCACAATCTGTCTTCTGTGCAGATTCGTCGCTTGGATTTCAGTTGCGGCCATGTTTTTATGAGAAGCGCCCTCTGAAATGTTCTCCTTGTTGTAGAATGCCTCTTCCATAGTTTTACCCGTGGTTTCTCTTGGTATTAGTGAAAATTTGGACGACAGACTGGTTGGAATGAGTTTCATTTCGTCCTTAGAAACAATCATCTCCCACGAAGGCTTTTGTGTTAAAACATAGATGCAAAGAATACTAGCACCAACAAAAATATGGACCCTTCTTCGCCTCACTTGGTtataaaacaaatgaataacTCCCAAGCTCAACATTTTTAGTTCTTTACAGAAACTTCAATTGCAAATACGCACGTTCGTCGTGACTATCATTCAGTGAAATTGAGAGAGTAAAATATCCGTAATTTTGTGCATTTTATTAGATTAGGTGAAAGATTTGCGTTTCTGTAAGACATTCTTCTGAACTACTCGCCGGTTTCTTGGCAACAACTAGAAAACCAATGGCAAGTGGAAAACGGCTTTCAAAGGCATTGTTGACATGAAAACATAAATACACACACATGAAAATAAACGTGAGCGTATGCAGCCATAAGTTAGTTATGCCACGGCGAAGTTAGcatagaaacaaagaaaaggaaccGCGCCATTGAAATTGTCATGTCAAACTATCAGTTTAGACGGCAAGGAAACTACGTACTAGCGGAACCACAGGACAGTCATCCGAGTCATCGCATACTTTGATCCAGATCGTATCGAAGAGTATTCCATCTTCATAAACTAACTTAGAGCTAGAAAACTAGAATACTGAGCCGGTATCATGTCGTGATGCTTGTTTTCAGATTTTGTTCCTGGAGAAATGCCTTTGCCTTTTTCTTGGTCAGTAGTACCATAGGTATAGTATCAGTTTGAACTCTATATCAGTCAGACTTGTCGCCTCAGACTGCTGCAAAGACAGAGAAGAGAGGTCGCAGACTCAGTGTTGCCGCCGCCTAATACCAGCACGCTAAATGTTTACTTTCTGACAATGAAAGAACTCGCTCCGACGGGACAAAATCCATACCAATCttgcaaaaggaaagaaaatgacaaAGTCAGTTGATAAGGAACGGAATTACAAACCAAGCTAAAACGCGAGACAAGCCGTCTAGCTATACAAAAACTAAACAGACTCAAGGGACGACGAACAGCGAAACTATACAGCCCTGACTACCGCAAAGCGACTGGCTGAAAACCAAGTAAAGTGACAAAGGTAAACTGTTAACATACGCAATGAACTGGTAGGTGTTGGTTTACATGAACAAAGACAACTTAAATAAAGTATCAGGAAGAACTAAACAGTTAACTAAATAGGAAATGAAGCATTTCGCTGTAACACAGACCTCACCTTTACTTCGACACCCAGTCAACTGCAAATGAACTGCACAGAGACTACCAGAGGCGCCCTGGTTGTGCTTCAGTTCGGCTCAGTCAGCCTCTCTTGACCACAAGGAAGGCTGATTATCAGGGATTGATTGATTcggttatttttttgtttgtttgagtAATTATTACAAAGGCTTTGTATAGTTGTTAATCAAAGGATTTACAGCCATCCTGATTTGGGGAAACATAAAGAAATGTTCATGTTCTATAAAAACAGAGAGGAATCTTTTGTTACATCAAACAATGTCTAATGACTAAGACCAATATGGCCACCATTTCGTCATATGAAAGAGGGCTACTTTCCGTGATTCTTAATTTCATCATCATTGGACCCTAACATTCAGTTTTCAGTCGTCAGAGAGGGCAATTTTAGTTTTGTTCGTTTTATCCCTGTTGCACTGTATTCGCAAAAACGTTATCAcgtgaagtgatgtatgaaatgttttcatacactgaactgcggattttgaaatcaagtgagctatgatcatcgcatcccgggttcaaaccccgttgaagtcctgactttttcaggcttctatacgcaatttcTTCagtaaattgcgttcataactgcgatgatcatagctcacttgaaaCGTTATCACCTTGGAATTTTTTAACTGTCACACTACTATCTGCACCATGGGCTGCGGGAAAAGACAATATGCGTTATTGTTTCCTTATCACTCATCAGGCAATTGATTATCGCAGGATTAGTTTTGAATACAAAGCTATTAATAGTTAAAGAGAAGTGCTTGTGACTGAAAACAGCTCGAGGTCGCGAATATACTTTTTTTAACTTGTACGTTGTGTCTTCCCATTTCGCGTGGTGCTACTCTTAGACTAGGGAATAATCTTATGTACGAGCAAATGAACGCATAACTTCTGaaaaaaccaaaaggaaaattcccatcacgtagtctgaaatgggaaaacaaaacgtagAAGCTAAAAGGGTccattttaaatgaaaattcCCAGAGTAGTGTAATTCACCAAGCTCAGTGATTGGCGTTTTGTAAGTGTCTATTTGTAGCAGAGGAACATCTTCGCCAGGACCTCTCTGACCAGCCGAACTCAGCAAGGACTGGtcattcataatttatgcgtTAATCAGCAGGTGTTGAGGCAATCAGAACACGCGCCAATCGGATTGCGTGCAATTTGTCTTTGCTTAAACCCTCGCAAAAGCATAATGACAAGGCATTGTATTATTTCTGTTCATGCTCTGGACTGAAATATTATTCCATTTGACGTCGAGAGAGTAAAAGCAAATAAgccaaaatattaaaatttataaGGCAGAGAAAATGGAGGAAGAACAACGTCGTGTCAGGAAGGTGAGGCGACGGTTTTGGTTTACCATTATTTAAAAGGGAAATATTCCATACAAGTATTGTACAAAACTGAATCATTAAGAGTTTATGAATTTTTACAATTGAGGAGATTTTTTTAACACAATTTGTCGCCGCACTTTATTCAAGAATTAAGCACCGTAACTGATCCAAGAACAGGAAACGTAACTGCTTTTCGCTTTGATACGAAACTACGATGTGATGACAGTTTGTCCGCTTTTCTTTTCGCTCGAATCGACGCTTTTATAGTTTTATTTACATTTATCtcgtttttgtcttgttataaTACAGATGCAACACGTGGTATTAGCTAAATCCAATTCCCGCTTCGTTTTCGAGTCATACAGCCCTCGAGCAAATCGGCTGAAGTATCTCATATTCTAGCACCACACAACACTTTTGCTCACCTAGGAAGCGTGTACAGCGTGTGCTCTCAATAGTACATCTGGCTCTCGCACATTACGACCATTCAAACGATTGATTAAACTTGACGAAAGAACTCTCATATAAAATAGCGGTTTCACTATTTTACGAATTGCACTTCGACTCAATTGATCTAAACGTGAATTGATATTATTGGTTGTCAAAATCATTTTAAGAACTTCATTCCATTTGCTTTTGAAGCACACACTTAtgagtttcttgaaaaaaaggaaacgacGTTATTCGGGTAAATAATGAGCATAAACAAGGCTCCACCAGTTGACAAACTGAAATTCAGCCAAATGAAGAAATTTGCATGAGAAGCTAAATGGATTGACCCGTTCGGAAAGCGTCGCCCGTTTTAATTCATGAACTGCGAGCTGCATCCTCAAACCATTattgggagaaaaaaaaatattatttgccCTTTTCATTAGCAAGAACACGTGGATAAGTGCCTGGATAACCTCATTGATAAGAAAATTCTGAGTAAATGATCGTATGCAAACGTATTTGACGCGCGCAGATGTGAGCAGCGCGATGCGTTTTGCACGATTGAGGTGACTTTTCGTCTCCTGGAAACGAAACAAGTTACGAGTTAAAGGGGCATTATGCTGTAGATCAATAAGCAATTAATGCAAGCATTATATTGAAACGTCAGTTATCATGATGATTGGTTGTCCAAAATTGAAAGCTCCTCTTTCTGTTAAAGCCAAAAATCACCTCCTCAA belongs to Acropora muricata isolate sample 2 chromosome 9, ASM3666990v1, whole genome shotgun sequence and includes:
- the LOC136928432 gene encoding kelch domain-containing protein 8B-like, with protein sequence MADEAINGNEKADFSSFRGDVIVCCGGYEGKFDLDTAEAFCLSTNTWADLPPMPVECNSLAAIAYGCAIITAGGSYRKKPLDSVSLFDWNQHDWRKLTSMATARAYPCGTMDKSRARFVVAGGFNNRELNSAEIFDIKSEKWLKAPSMPTPRTKCGGAITGDFFAVVGGETFNRPTNIVECFNLKTEKWETFPAMSSHRRRCAVVSVGEKLVVAGGLTQGDYSLDTIEMFDLRNRKWFELPNMPCPRFGCAACTIDSKMFLIGGNEKLWMKAYSDRLDSFDVMSQQWEVLPSMAQRRINPAAVSLSL
- the LOC136928431 gene encoding beta-1,4-N-acetylgalactosaminyltransferase 3-like; this translates as MLSLGVIHLFYNQVRRRRVHIFVGASILCIYVLTQKPSWEMIVSKDEMKLIPTSLSSKFSLIPRETTGKTMEEAFYNKENISEGASHKNMAATEIQATNLHRRQIVEAIEKSAITSGRSAVKNGTLHSQNSSHESSKNEGDSLKGFLNHHIWEYVCNHQVASLRGFILYPKLPSKRRFLFSSSSKQGKDVNNFGERVFGFIVPPSSGEYQFTISSSGDSELWLSSDEKLENLQKIAYLAWQESPGRSKQGNFSNFQSQASSSIFLHAEVSYCIDIIHKHQSGRARLDVAWRPSNSTQYTTIKSEYLRAKINDSHVTDYAVRLEDYEEQSQQSHDIKLPYIDFREVAQVLPTCFYQPSYLVKHKLIRFEGARNKSNTHFASVYPPDKTNNSLPLLENEDIWWRENAIGNLVINEETALSVVSLFMGALEARFLHSYKLRKIISIQQVADPKKGDRFLVELMLTSNRTGEDLVLAEYVYKFLEEDRLCFPEGFHWSKRVTVNVVVPVKNSGRWAFYFIRNIAEIVRQTRDLNIHVILIDYESSDINIEEALRRSTIQSYTIVKIAAETSFQRGLALHRGAQAVTDPHSILFLCDLHLKIPPDLISTIRKHCVEGKMAFAPVVKRLRCGYHPDAPLGYWETLGFGLLAIFKSDFDRAGGMNVQEFTGWGGEDWELLDRVLMSGLEVERLKIPDFYHFYHPNFGKSNQRKGA